The following proteins are encoded in a genomic region of Shinella zoogloeoides:
- the acnA gene encoding aconitate hydratase AcnA has translation MSKSLDSFNCRSTLTVNGTDYVYYSLPKAEANGLAGVSKLPYSMKVLLENLLRFEDGRSVTKEHILSVAEWLTNKGTVENEIAYRPARVLMQDFTGVPAVVDLAAMRDAMVSLGGDPEKINPLVPVDLVIDHSVIVDEFGTPTAFARNVELEYQRNGERYRFLKWGQQAFKNFRVVPPGTGICHQVNLEYLGQTVWTKEEDGEIVAYPDTCVGTDSHTTMINGLGVLGWGVGGIEAEAAMLGQPVSMLLPEVIGFKLTGKLKEGVTATDLVLMVVQMLRKKGVVSKFVEFFGPGLDNMTLADRATIGNMGPEYGATCGFFPVDGETVNYLTMSGREEQRIALVEAYSKAQGMWRDGDGSDLVFTDTLELDLGDVVPAMAGPKRPEGRIPLENIAPNFATALENDYKKPGQLSNRYAVEGTDYDIGHGDVAIAAITSCTNTSNPSVLIAAGLLARNAVAKGLKTKPWVKTSLAPGSQVVGEYLAKSGLQADLDKLGFNLVGFGCTTCIGNSGPLPAPISKTINDKGLIAAGVLSGNRNFEGRISPDVQANYLASPPLVVAYALAGSVQKDLTKEPLGEDQNGNPVYLKDIWPSSKEIQEFIMKYVTRELYATKYADVFKGDENWQAVQVPEGQTYAWDDKSTYVQNPPYFVGMGKTGSGLKNIEGARVLGLFGDKITTDHISPAGSIKAASPAGAYLTDNGVAVADFNQYGTRRGNHEVMMRGTFANIRIRNHMLGPNGKEGGYTIHYPSKEEMSIYDAAMKYKAEGVPLVIFAGVEYGNGSSRDWAAKGTNLLGVKAVVAQSFERIHRSNLVGMGVVPFVFEEGTTWASLDLKGDEVVTIEGLEGDIKPREKKIARIAYSDGTVKEVPLLCRIDTLDEVTYMNNGGILQTVLRDLAA, from the coding sequence GTGTCCAAATCCCTAGACAGTTTCAATTGTCGCTCGACCCTCACGGTCAACGGCACCGACTATGTGTACTACAGCCTGCCCAAGGCCGAAGCGAACGGCCTTGCCGGCGTCTCGAAGCTGCCCTACTCGATGAAGGTGCTTCTTGAGAACCTGCTGCGCTTCGAGGACGGCCGCTCGGTCACCAAGGAGCACATCCTGTCCGTCGCCGAATGGCTGACGAACAAGGGCACGGTCGAAAACGAGATCGCCTATCGCCCGGCGCGCGTCCTGATGCAGGACTTCACCGGCGTTCCCGCCGTCGTCGACCTTGCGGCCATGCGCGACGCGATGGTCTCGCTCGGCGGCGACCCGGAGAAGATCAACCCGCTCGTTCCCGTCGACCTCGTCATCGACCACTCGGTCATCGTCGACGAATTCGGCACGCCGACGGCCTTTGCCCGCAACGTCGAGCTGGAATACCAGCGCAACGGCGAGCGCTACCGCTTCCTCAAGTGGGGCCAGCAGGCCTTCAAGAACTTCCGCGTCGTTCCCCCGGGTACCGGCATCTGTCACCAGGTCAATCTGGAATATCTGGGCCAGACGGTTTGGACCAAGGAAGAAGACGGCGAGATCGTCGCCTACCCGGATACCTGTGTCGGCACGGACAGCCACACGACCATGATCAACGGCCTCGGCGTTCTCGGCTGGGGCGTGGGCGGCATCGAAGCCGAAGCCGCCATGCTCGGCCAGCCGGTCTCCATGCTTCTGCCTGAGGTCATCGGCTTCAAGCTGACCGGCAAGCTCAAGGAAGGCGTCACGGCGACCGACCTCGTGCTGATGGTCGTGCAGATGCTGCGCAAGAAGGGCGTCGTCTCCAAGTTCGTCGAATTCTTCGGCCCCGGCCTCGACAACATGACGCTCGCCGACCGCGCGACGATCGGCAATATGGGCCCGGAATACGGCGCGACCTGCGGCTTCTTCCCGGTCGATGGCGAGACTGTCAACTACCTCACCATGTCCGGCCGCGAAGAGCAGCGCATCGCCCTCGTCGAAGCCTATTCGAAGGCGCAGGGCATGTGGCGTGACGGCGACGGCTCCGACCTCGTCTTCACCGACACGCTCGAACTCGACCTCGGCGACGTGGTCCCGGCCATGGCCGGCCCGAAGCGTCCGGAAGGCCGCATCCCGCTGGAAAACATCGCGCCGAACTTCGCCACGGCGCTTGAAAACGACTACAAGAAGCCCGGCCAGCTTTCGAACCGCTACGCCGTCGAAGGCACGGACTACGATATCGGCCACGGCGACGTCGCCATCGCCGCCATCACGTCCTGCACCAACACGTCGAACCCCTCGGTCCTCATCGCCGCCGGCCTTCTCGCCCGCAATGCGGTCGCCAAGGGCCTGAAGACGAAGCCGTGGGTCAAGACGTCGCTGGCACCGGGATCGCAGGTCGTCGGCGAATACCTCGCCAAGTCGGGCCTGCAGGCCGACCTCGACAAGCTCGGCTTCAACCTCGTCGGCTTCGGCTGCACGACCTGCATCGGCAATTCCGGCCCGCTGCCGGCGCCGATTTCCAAGACGATCAACGACAAGGGCCTGATCGCGGCGGGCGTCCTTTCGGGCAACCGCAACTTCGAAGGCCGCATCTCGCCGGACGTGCAGGCGAACTACCTCGCCTCCCCGCCGCTCGTCGTCGCCTATGCGCTTGCCGGTTCGGTCCAGAAGGACCTGACCAAGGAACCGCTCGGCGAGGACCAGAACGGCAACCCCGTCTACCTCAAGGACATCTGGCCCTCCTCCAAGGAGATCCAGGAGTTCATCATGAAGTACGTCACGCGTGAGCTCTATGCCACGAAGTATGCCGACGTCTTCAAGGGCGACGAGAACTGGCAGGCCGTTCAGGTGCCGGAAGGCCAGACCTATGCCTGGGACGACAAGTCGACCTATGTGCAGAACCCGCCCTATTTCGTGGGCATGGGCAAGACCGGCTCGGGCCTCAAGAACATCGAAGGCGCGCGCGTCCTCGGTCTCTTCGGCGACAAGATCACGACCGACCACATCTCGCCGGCCGGTTCGATCAAGGCGGCTTCCCCGGCTGGTGCGTACCTGACGGATAACGGCGTCGCAGTCGCGGACTTCAACCAGTACGGCACGCGCCGCGGCAACCATGAAGTCATGATGCGCGGCACCTTCGCCAATATCCGCATCCGCAACCACATGCTCGGTCCGAACGGCAAGGAAGGTGGCTACACGATCCACTATCCGTCCAAGGAAGAGATGTCGATCTACGACGCGGCCATGAAGTACAAAGCCGAGGGCGTTCCGCTCGTCATCTTCGCCGGCGTCGAATACGGCAACGGCTCCTCGCGTGACTGGGCGGCCAAGGGCACCAACCTGCTCGGCGTCAAGGCCGTGGTGGCGCAGTCCTTCGAGCGCATCCACCGCTCTAACCTCGTCGGCATGGGCGTCGTGCCCTTCGTCTTCGAGGAAGGCACGACCTGGGCTTCGCTCGACCTCAAGGGCGACGAAGTCGTCACGATCGAGGGCCTGGAAGGCGACATCAAGCCGCGCGAGAAGAAGATCGCCAGGATCGCCTACTCCGACGGCACGGTGAAGGAAGTTCCGCTCCTCTGCCGCATCGATACGCTGGACGAGGTGACCTACATGAACAACGGCGGCATCCTGCAGACCGTTCTGCGCGACCTCGCCGCCTGA
- a CDS encoding DUF1223 domain-containing protein, with the protein MMPRPYVPECLAILLTLGAGVAHAQEANAPKGVVELFTSQGCSSCPPADKALETLAREGKVVALAYHVDYWNYLGWADTLASKDNTARQYAYARMFGRNGVYTPQAVLNGREHINGADLSGIRTRLDSLPKEGKGLDVPVTVEVKNDELRIHVGAGQGKANIVIAYFERERSINIDKGENRGKTVNYWHAVTNMETIGMWEGKETNLVLPADMLKKKEKPGGCAVLLQRMKTADTPGAILGATVLAGDEASR; encoded by the coding sequence ATCATGCCGAGACCGTATGTACCGGAATGTCTGGCGATCCTGCTGACGCTCGGCGCCGGCGTCGCCCATGCACAGGAAGCGAACGCGCCGAAGGGCGTCGTCGAGCTTTTCACCAGCCAGGGCTGCTCCTCCTGCCCGCCGGCCGACAAGGCGCTCGAGACGCTTGCACGCGAAGGCAAGGTCGTCGCCCTCGCCTACCATGTCGACTACTGGAACTATCTCGGCTGGGCGGACACGCTCGCCTCCAAGGACAACACCGCACGGCAATATGCCTATGCCCGCATGTTCGGCCGCAACGGCGTCTATACGCCCCAGGCCGTGCTGAACGGCCGCGAGCACATCAACGGCGCCGACCTTTCCGGCATCCGCACCCGCCTCGATTCCCTGCCGAAGGAAGGCAAGGGGCTCGACGTGCCGGTGACTGTCGAGGTGAAGAACGACGAGCTGCGCATCCACGTCGGAGCCGGGCAGGGCAAGGCCAATATCGTGATCGCCTATTTCGAGCGCGAACGCTCGATCAATATCGACAAGGGCGAGAATCGCGGCAAGACCGTCAATTACTGGCACGCCGTGACCAATATGGAAACGATCGGCATGTGGGAGGGCAAGGAGACCAATCTGGTGCTTCCCGCCGACATGCTGAAGAAGAAGGAAAAGCCCGGCGGCTGCGCCGTGCTTCTCCAGCGCATGAAGACGGCCGACACGCCCGGCGCGATCCTCGGGGCGACGGTTCTGGCAGGCGACGAGGCATCACGGTAA
- a CDS encoding DUF2794 domain-containing protein translates to MTDQPDLQASSVVVDLKEYRNSKDPLPVTFHRRELDAILWVYGRMVGEGEWRDYAIDHMRDKAVFSIFKRSGEMPLYRVEKNPKLAAKQGAYSVVNQQGMILKRGHELNQVLKVFDKVLRLVET, encoded by the coding sequence ATGACCGATCAGCCGGATTTGCAGGCGTCCAGTGTCGTGGTCGACCTCAAGGAATACCGCAACAGCAAGGATCCGCTGCCGGTGACCTTCCACCGCCGTGAACTCGATGCGATCCTCTGGGTCTATGGCCGCATGGTGGGCGAAGGCGAATGGCGCGACTATGCCATCGACCATATGCGCGACAAGGCCGTCTTCTCGATCTTCAAGCGATCCGGCGAAATGCCGCTCTACCGGGTGGAGAAGAACCCGAAGCTCGCCGCCAAGCAGGGCGCCTACAGCGTCGTCAACCAGCAGGGCATGATCCTGAAGCGTGGGCACGAGCTGAACCAGGTGCTGAAGGTCTTCGACAAGGTGCTGCGTCTCGTCGAGACGTAA
- a CDS encoding GNAT family N-acetyltransferase — protein sequence MSFVIRTAALGDIAAFTEIYRESVLNGVASYEIDPPTLDEMEARFTAITGKGYPYIVAVEQTGLILGYAYASAFRTRPAYRWLVEDSVYLAPEARGKGVGKALLAELIRRCTGLGFRQMVAVIGGAHPASIAVHSAAGFAHSGRMTATGFKHGRWLDTVFMQRPLGDGAETEPSVADYPGTMG from the coding sequence ATGAGCTTCGTCATCCGCACCGCCGCGCTCGGCGATATCGCCGCCTTCACCGAAATCTACCGCGAATCCGTGCTGAACGGCGTGGCGAGCTATGAGATCGACCCGCCGACGCTCGACGAGATGGAAGCGCGCTTCACGGCGATCACCGGAAAGGGCTATCCCTATATCGTGGCGGTGGAGCAGACCGGCCTCATCCTCGGCTATGCCTATGCCTCGGCCTTCCGCACGCGGCCGGCCTATCGCTGGCTGGTGGAGGACTCGGTCTATCTGGCGCCGGAAGCGCGCGGCAAGGGTGTCGGCAAGGCGCTCTTGGCCGAGCTCATCCGCCGCTGCACGGGTCTCGGCTTCCGCCAGATGGTGGCCGTCATCGGCGGCGCGCACCCGGCTTCCATTGCCGTCCACAGCGCCGCCGGCTTTGCGCATTCGGGCCGTATGACGGCGACCGGCTTCAAGCACGGCCGCTGGCTGGATACGGTCTTCATGCAGCGCCCCCTCGGCGACGGGGCGGAGACGGAGCCGTCGGTGGCGGACTATCCGGGGACGATGGGGTGA